From a region of the Candida albicans SC5314 chromosome 1, complete sequence genome:
- the NTF2 gene encoding Ran GTPase-binding protein (Putative nuclear envelope protein; regulated by Ssn6; rat catheter biofilm repressed) — MSVDFNAVATEFCNFYYNQFDSDRSQLGNLYRNESMLTFETSQLQGARDIVEKLASLPFQKVAHRISTLDAQPASANGDILVMVTGELLIDEEQNAQRYSQVFHLIPDNGSYYVFNDIFRLNYS; from the exons ATGTCTG TTGATTTTAACGCTGTGGCCACTGAATTCTGTAACTTTTACTATAACCAATTTGATTCTGACAGATCACAATTAGGTAACTTATACAGAAATGAGTCAATGTTGACTTTTGAAACTTCTCAATTGCAAGGAGCTAGagatattgttgaaaaattagcATCTTTACCATTCCAAAAGGTTGCACACAGAATTTCCACTTTGGATGCTCAACCTGCTTCTGCAAATGGTGACATTTTAGTCATGGTTACTGGGgaattattgattgatgaagaGCAAAATGCCCAACGTTATTCACAAGTTTTCCATTTGATCCCAGATAATGGTTCCTATTACGTGTTTAATGACATCTTTAGATTGAATTATTCCTAG
- a CDS encoding uncharacterized protein (Protein of unknown function; flow model biofilm induced): MGIKSEKTDIDNKLNFSGLTLASGPDTPVSNEEPNFIDILHNSKLSDFSSFRYNDYPSQPDINTSEITYPGFLPSVPEAIVHLKLLKAFSVLKRKVIGSNNLIPNEYDVKKWQIYITDASRRFIIFMSSIRSKFGTIESDDEKDIYDNGNTKNEKFISMMKELMPPLDVIMVWHSFLLNPKSMYDVCIRNKIYQFANYPLPLHIIDQFIDDYTFEFHVPQSYKQNYLDLLRSFTNDPVDLLYDNSRIAMNEHLVTLYCPKCHDPMTKPIPITNDENTGFCDADFQTINIGYENVKCYHGTPSHFTHDELRKLQLYCDMTNSKSLQGTHKYFSKIICPPKFTKRNPFLISDDVCKTLEKHWDTDKSLDDILKSLNAKHRRELVRQRILLRNYLQYNLISLTVRGGVQVGEDLVGCVLRQERFVEKMNKLDWLHSPLVFKSLQEAVLRYSRFFEMLTDANLRQMLVPTLDIDLAWHTHQLTMYGYFRDCRGSPVHAVIDHDDKVDEGRLDDGFAFTAKRYKQLYKEEYSVCFCLYCTSKRSDSLCKFSQFFKTKKQTKKEEYLRQSHPLSSRGEGFSHISAHNSVRLPTELASSRREKKPAPWADNTYLLYTTPLLFVVPPIAPITEGQCDFYGNGLCTSATTSCSSIGGTCCNIAPCSGNGGAACFGTGLNPSNYGHARIGGSVVEIGGVCGADNNSTSAGCVGASGCSGGAAGNCTGGGSGF, encoded by the coding sequence atggGTAtcaaaagtgaaaaaacCGACATTGACAATAAACTCAATTTTTCCGGGTTAACGTTGGCAAGTGGACCCGACACTCCAGTGTCAAACGAAGAACCCAACTTTATTGATATTCTTCACAATAGTAAATTATCTGATTTTCTGAGTTTTCGATACAATGATTATCCGTCACAACCAGACATTAATACATCAGAAATAACTTACCCAGGTTTTTTACCCAGTGTCCCTGAAGCTATTGTTCATCTCAAGTTACTAAAAGCATTTTCTGTcttaaaaagaaaagtcaTTGGTAGCAATAACTTAATCCCTAACGAATATGACGTTAAAAAATGGCAAATTTATATAACTGATGCATCTAGAAGATTTATAATATTCATGTCTTCAATAAGATCGAAATTTGGTACAATTGAAAGTGATGACGAAAAAGATATTTATGATAACGGGAACACCAAGAATGAGAAATTCATATCAATGATGAAAGAATTAATGCCACCTTTGGATGTGATCATGGTGTGgcattcatttttattaaaccCTAAATCAATGTATGATGTATGTATcagaaacaaaatttaCCAATTTGCAAACTACCCGTTGCCATTGCATATTATTGACCAATTTATCGATGATTACACCTTTGAATTCCATGTTCCTCAATCGTACAAACAGAATTATTTGGATTTGTTGAGGTCATTCACCAATGATCCAGTTGACTTGTTATATGATAACAGCAGAATTGCCATGAATGAACATTTAGTGACTCTTTATTGTCCCAAATGTCACGACCCAATGACAAAGCCTATACCGATTACAAACGATGAAAACACTGGATTTTGTGACGCAGATTTCCAGACAATTAATATAGGTTATGAGAATGTGAAATGTTATCATGGTACACCCTCTCATTTTACTCATGATGAATTAAGAAAACTACAATTGTATTGTGATATGACAAACCTGAAATCACTACAAGGAACTCATAAGTATTTCTCGAAAATTATTTGTCCCCCTAAATTCACCAAAAGAAACCCATTTCTTATTAGTGATGATGTTTGCAAAACATTAGAGAAACACTGGGATACCGATAAGTCATTGGATGacattttgaaatctttgAATGCCAAGCATAGACGTGAATTAGTGCGACAAAGAATATTGTTGCGAAATTATTTGcaatataatttgattagTTTAACAGTACGTGGAGGAGTCCAGGTTGGTGAGGATTTGGTGGGGTGTGTATTACGTCAAGAAcgatttgttgaaaaaatgaataaattagATTGGTTACATTCACCTTTGGTATTTAAAAGTCTACAAGAAGCTGTTTTGAGGTACTCACGATTCTTTGAAATGTTAACTGATGCAAACTTACGACAAATGTTGGTACCTACTTTAGACATAGATTTGGCATGGCATACTCATCAATTGACCATGTATGGCTATTTTCGAGATTGTCGAGGGTCACCAGTACACGCTGTGATTGATCATGATGATAAAGTAGACGAAGGGAGATTAGATGATGGATTTGCATTCACAGCAAAGAGATATAAACAGTTGTATAAAGAAGAATACTCGGtatgtttttgtttatacTGTACTTCAAAACGGTCCGATAGTCTTTGTAAATTCAGCcagtttttcaaaacaaaaaagcaAACGAAAAAGGAAGAATATCTTCGACAATCACATCCATTGTCCAGCAGGGGTGAAGGTTTTTCACACATTAGTGCCCACAACTCGGTGAGATTACCAACAGAATTGGCTAGTTcaagaagagaaaagaaaccGGCTCCATGGGCTGATAATACGTATTTACTTTATACTACTCCTTTGctttttgttgttcctCCAATTGCTCCAATAACTGAAGGTCAATGTGACTTTTACGGTAATGGCTTGTGCACATCGGCAACCACACTGTGTTCCAGTATTGGTGGTACATGTTGTAACATTGCTCCTTGTTCAGGTAATGGTGGTGCTGCATGTTTTGGTACTGGACTAAACCCCAGTAATTATGGCCACGCAAGAATTGGTGGTAGTGTTGTTGAAATAGGTGGTGTATGTGGTGCCGACAATAATTCCACTTCTGCGGGTTGTGTCGGTGCTAGTGGATGTAGTGGTGGAGCTGCTGGGAATTGTACTGGCGGAGGAAGCGGGTTCTGA
- a CDS encoding transcription factor TFIIE subunit (TFIIE small subunit; involved in RNA polymerase II transcription initiation; Spider biofilm induced) translates to MSDLSAQLSAFKNKIKSGPSVIVPRKATFTQSPSSPLSSSTTTTTSKNDANVKKRSTTDSVTRVLKKQKANMGEMTGSHLSTQLHLAVEYIKEHDQPISVEKLQNYLSFDISHTLLPLLNEIDRVKYDESKGTLEYVSLHNIRSSDDLLEFLRRQTTFKGTSVKELKDGWAGCVAAIDELESQGKILVLRNKKENAPRLVWANNGGELGYIDTEFKDMWDQVKLPEPDVLYQKLLDQGLKPTGADPNLIKKQPQQKEKKQKKARRGKITNTHMKGILKDYSQLV, encoded by the coding sequence ATGTCCGACTTATCAGCTCAACTTTCAGCTTTTAAGAATAAGATCAAAAGTGGACCATCGGTGATTGTTCCTAGAAAGGCAACTTTTACTCAATCTccatcatcaccattatcatcatcaaccacaacaacaacactgAAGAATGACGCCAATGTGAAGAAGAGATCAACGACGGATTCAGTAACCCGAGtattgaagaaacaaaagGCAAATATGGGAGAAATGACGGGATCACATTTATCGACACAATTACACCTTGCTGTTGAATATATCAAGGAACATGACCAACCAATATCGGTGGAGAAGTTGCAGAATtatttatcatttgataTATCACATACtttattaccattattgaatgaaattgatcGAGTGAAATACGACGAATCTAAGGGTACATTGGAATATGTTTCATTGCATAATATTCGTAGTAGTGATGATTTATTGGAATTTTTGAGACGTCAAACCACATTCAAGGGCACTTCCgtaaaagaattaaagGATGGTTGGGCCGGGTGTGTTGCCGCTATAGACGAATTAGAATCACAAGGCAAAATTTTGGTGTTGCGTAACAAGAAGGAAAATGCTCCAAGATTAGTATGGGCTAATAATGGTGGTGAGTTGGGTTATATTGACACAGAATTCAAGGATATGTGGGATCAAGTGAAATTGCCGGAACCAGATGTATTGTATCAGAAATTATTGGATCAAGGATTGAAACCTACGGGAGCTGATCCtaatttgatcaaaaagcaaccacaacaaaaggaaaagaaacaaaagaagGCAAGAAGAGGAAAGATTACAAATACACATATGAAAGGTATTTTGAAGGATTATTCTCAATtagtttaa
- a CDS encoding uncharacterized protein (Protein of unknown function; S. cerevisiae ortholog Cos111 confers resistance to the antifungal drug ciclopirox olamine; constitutive expression independent of MTL or white-opaque status; Spider biofilm induced) gives MLKTDSLDFHSYLPPYRSLINPNARYDYRTHSLIPLTQNDLNLLRIAFQKKKEAPPSAFKMKYKSLLSDVSRTISMRLSNSNLLSSSSANNNNVLLSPPPSSSSTLSTPCGNILNRAGTTSSNISKINNLSQNQTQNQLPLFPAELHIKNLPVEILDYIFYLVDDNLDYKSCMYTCKLFYFLAKPYYYENLVFTSTYRFAQFVTYLRVNSEVGQYVQSIDLSGIKPGYDEDEQEEGQEENAENGEEENGGGARDPQYLLGEIADNPHHERVDQFPRGKILAGWRDWKFKNNPLYTIHPSPSLTKIASNSQFSNVSSKSSRSTSSKSSSSTTKKFVKPFRYFKSRKRKMSYSGTTKLERKSPRLEQLQLDQYSSNWNKRVNSHPLINKFLLHYSTSKDLPIGYILHMINLCPNIVSLNLGNLSLSTDYEISRSTIHKYQNFDLINNYPKDLIYKVDNIMRLNDVDDVYSIDGSILRFGNINSGSSGSNWERNGSSSNNRILFKSNQSIASTASSVYSVTTFSKPIRKYNSLLPPLPQTVADISYLNKGDGKVYLSDLNLKEINSAYLKKINEDEILSAIINVHGKRLIEYDTSLYQIPKPLNVDIAGTLKYINLSSMIWLNRKLIEKFLTRLLTKKSPELDMYGICYTDEFFDSDEQESDDDYEDSDDEEQRQCPIIYKQNLVIDFTDSGMYKSLPWAKRIDLNSFEGCQLANKIINNDLMTPQEQALRRERRRRGAIAANYLA, from the coding sequence ATGTTAAAGACGGATTCACTTGATTTCCACAGTTATCTACCTCCTTATCGGTCCTTAATAAACCCTAATGCTAGATATGACTATCGAACTCATAGCCTTATCCCATTGACCCAAAATGATTTGAACTTATTACGGATTGCTTtccaaaagaagaaggaagCACCACCATCTGCTTTCAAAATGAAGTATAAATCCCTATTGAGTGATGTGAGTCGAACGATTTCAATGAGATTAAGTAACTCGAATTTATTATCGTCTTCAAGtgctaataataacaatgtGCTActatcaccaccaccatcatcaaGTTCAACTTTGTCAACACCCTGTGGTAATATTCTAAATCGCGCAGGTACAACATCCTCCAATATCagtaaaataaataatttactGCAGAACCAAactcaaaatcaattgccCTTATTTCCTGCCGAATTACACATTAAGAACCTCCCTGTTGAAATTCTagattatattttttatttggttgaTGATAACTTGGATTACAAGAGTTGCATGTACACATGTAAACTATTCTATTTTCTAGCAAAACCCTATTACTATGAAAACTTGGTGTTTACATCAACATATCGATTTGCTCAGTTTGTTACTTATTTGAGGGTAAATTCAGAAGTGGGACAGTATGTCCAGTCAATTGACTTGTCTGGCATCAAGCCAGGTTATGATGAGGATGAACAAGAGGAAggacaagaagaaaatgctGAAAATggggaagaagaaaatggaGGTGGGGCTAGAGACCCTCAATATTTATTGGGAGAAATTGCTGATAATCCACATCATGAAAGAGTGGATCAATTTCCTCGAGGTAAAATTTTGGCTGGTTGGCGAGATTGGAAATTTAAGAATAATCCATTATATACTATTCACCCTTCACCTTCATTGACAAAAATAGCATCAAATTCCCAGTTTCTGAATGTTTCCAGTAAATCATCTCGATCAACAAGCTCGaaatcatcttcttccACAACCAAGAAGTTTGTGAAACCATTTagatatttcaaatcaagaaaaagaaaaatgtcTTACAGTGGGACTACCAAACTTGAAAGAAAATCACCAAGGTTGGAACAACTTCAATTGGATCAATACTCGTCAAATTGGAACAAAAGGGTCAACCTGCATCCATTgattaacaaatttttaCTTCACTATTCAACGTCCAAAGATTTACCCATAGGCTATATCTTACATATGATCAATCTTTGTCCAAATATTGTCAGTCTCAATTTGGGAAATTTGTCCCTTTCTACTGATTACGAAATTTCACGTTCCACTATTCACAAGTACCagaattttgatttgattaacaATTATCCAAAAGATTTGATTTACAAAGTTGACAACATTATGAGATTaaatgatgttgatgatgtttattcaattgatggGAGTATATTGCGTTTTGGTAATATCAATAGTGGTAGTAGTGGCAGCAATTGGGAAAGAAATGGCAGTAGTAGCAACAACCGAATTTTGTTCAagtcaaatcaatcaattgctTCCACTGCATCGTCAGTATATTCGGTTacaacattttcaaaaccAATTAGAAAATACAATAGCTTATTGCCCCCATTACCTCAAACTGTTGCTGATATATCTTATTTGAACAAAGGAGATGGTAAGGTGTATCTTtctgatttgaatttgaaagaaatcaatagtgcatatttgaagaagatcaatgaagatgaaattttgtCTGCTATTATAAATGTTCATGGTAAAAgattaattgaatatgaTACCCTGCTTTATCAAATTCCTAAACCATTGAATGTTGATATCGCTGGTACATTGaaatatattaatttgTCGTCAATGATTTGGTTAAATcgtaaattgattgaaaagtTTTTGACTAGGTTATTAACGAAAAAGTCGCCAGAATTGGATATGTATGGTATTTGTTACACCGATGAGTTCTTTGATAGTGACGAGCAAGAATCTGACGACGACTATGAGGACTCGGATGACGAGGAGCAAAGACAATGTCCAATCATTTACAAACAGAATTTGGTTATTGATTTCACCGATTCTGGAATGTATAAGAGTTTACCGTGGGCAAAGAGAATAGATCTCAATAGTTTTGAAGGGTGTCAATTGGCAAACAAGATTATTAACAATGATTTGATGACACCACAAGAGCAGGCTCTAAGACGTGaacgaagaagaagaggcGCTATTGCCGCAAACTATTTAGCTTAA